The Phalacrocorax carbo chromosome 11, bPhaCar2.1, whole genome shotgun sequence genome includes a region encoding these proteins:
- the TMEM35A gene encoding novel acetylcholine receptor chaperone translates to MASPRTITIVALSVALGLFFVFMGTIKLTPRLSRDAYNEMKRAYKSYVRALPMLKKMGVSSILLRKSIGALEVACGIVMTVVPGRPKDVANFLLLLLVLAVLFFHQLVGDPLKRYAHALVFGILLTCRLLIARQPEEQLPEKRILSVNGDEQPLIHEAAPEKGKMKVS, encoded by the exons ATGGCATCTCCCAGGACTATTACCATCGTCGCTCTCTCGGTGGCCCTGGGGCTCTTTTTCGTCTTTATGGGGACCATCAAACTGACCCCTCGGCTCAGCAGAGATGCCTACAATGAGATG AAACGAGCATACAAAAGCTACGTGCGCGCCCTCCCCATGCTAAAGAAGATGGGAGTCAGCTCCATCCTTCTCCGCAAGAGTATTGGCGCCCTAGAAGTGGCGTGTGGCATTGTCATGACAGTGGTGCCTGGTCGCCCCAAAGATGTGGCcaattttctcctcctcctccttgtgcTGGCTGTGCTCTTTTTCCACCAGCTAGTTGGGGATCCACTCAAGCGTTATGCCCATGCCCTGGTCTTTGGGATCCTGCTTACCTGTCGTCTGCTGATTGCCCGCCAGCCTGAGGAGCAGCTGCCAGAAAAGAGGATCCTGTCAGTGAATGGGGATGAGCAGCCACTCATCCATGAAGCAGCCCCTGAGAAAGGCAAAATGAAGGTATCCTAG